From Rhododendron vialii isolate Sample 1 chromosome 7a, ASM3025357v1:
caaactttattcctttcaaattgatttaactcatcttgcatggccaaaatccaattttcatcatcttgagcttccggaaagtttttaggctcaatttgagaaacaaaagcttgattttcacaaaaatttctatgagacgagcgagtggttacccctttcgaaacttctccaagaatcaagtcctttggatggttttgcacgaatctccaatctttggaaagatcttggttgtctcccatggcatcttgaggttgattaataacttcatcttctttgatttgagagctttctacttgagtatcaccatcaactttttcttgaattttcaagtcatgaatctcatgtgtaatttctaagtcatcattatcaacaacatccttagtagcacaaggattagattcatcaaaggaaacgtgaatagattcttcaacaagattagtgcgcttattataaattctatatgctttgctagtaagagagtaaccaataaagatgccttcatccgattttgaatcaaatttacccaagttatcttttccattgtttaatacataacatttacaaccgaaggcatgaaagtaattaatgttgggtattctaccattccaaagctcataaggagttttcttgaggataggcctaattaaaactcgattcaaaatatagcatgaggtattaacggcttccgtccaaaaatattttggcaaagagttttcacaaagcatagtgcgggccatttcttccagagtacgattttttctctctactactccattttgttgaggagtacgaggtacggaaaagttatgaccaataccatgttcatcacaaaacttttcatataaagaattgtcaagttcttttccatgatccgtacgaatgttagaaataacaaagcctttttcattttgaactcttctacaaagtttagtgaaattaggataagcctcattcttatgagctaggaacatcacccatgtatatctagagaaatcatcaacaacaacaagacaataatagtttccacaaagacttggagagcgagttggtccaaacaaatccatatgaagtaattgcaaaggtctagtagttgaaacaacatttttggacttaaaagaaaccttggtttgttttccttgttggcaaggaccacaaagtctatctttttcaaatttgattttaggaagaccttttaccaaattttttctagagagttttgaaatagcatccatacttgcatgtcctaggcgcctatgccaaagccaactattttcactcaaagcggaaaaacattttatatcacaattacttaaatcattgagattaaaaacatatacattttcaagtctttgtccaacgaagagtgtcttgttgcttttgacattttcaatgatacatttggatttttcaaagataacacgatttcctctatcacataattgacttatgctaagaagattgtgttttaaaccactaacaagtaaaacatcttcaataataggagaattacctatatcaccgattcctatgattttgcctttgttgttgtctccaaatgtgacatgtccaccatctttaggcgaaagagaattgaaagccctcttgtcaccggtcatgtgtcttgaacatccactatcaaggtaccaacttccttccttgagagaacttttgaagcatacctacaatagcacatcaattcttgacttttggtacccaaatcatcttgggtccttgaaggttagcattgatacggttcttaggaacccaaaccttttttgcattagaagatgagtatcctttcataggacatgtaggagaaatatgaccaattttaccacaataatgacatgtcaatttagaatggttagaaggaggaacatcttttccaaaaagatttttgtgttgagtgggattataaccaattccggccttgtgaaaagaaaccatttgttttccaagaagaatgtctaaactttcttttccattagtgagttttgaaagagaattagttaaatcgtcaatttgtttttctaaagattcgtttttggaagtatccttcaaatactctttttcttttgccaaagaggttcttaaactttcattttcttcctccaaaatatctttctcttcaattaaatcatccatttctagtgagagatctttagcaacctttttaagaaatttgtttttagaaacaactttttcaaattctactttcaactctttataggcaataaacaattcatcaaaggaataggatgagtcgagatctacctcgttttcttcgatggccatgaaacacaagttagcgacctcttgttgctcatcgtcctcatcggagctactatcgtcactattgtcccatgtggccatcatagctctccttttgtccttctttgaatattttttggcatatggacattcacttttgatgtggccgggcttcttgcactcgtagcaaatgattggatcctttttgctactttcttctttgcctccatcttttcttgaaaatcctctacctttgcgagatgctctatttttgaggagtttcttgaacgtttttgtgatgagcgccatttcatcatcctcactttcgttgcttgaatcctccttgctttttgatttgcttgttgtacttttgaaggcaagatccttaactttcttctctttttcacccttgaggttgtgatgcatttcctccgtcatgagagatcccatgagcttgtccatcgtgtatgttgagaaatctttggattgtaggatgatggaggtggtagtgtcccaattggttggcatggaacggagcaccttccttgtcatttcggattgactgtaaatctttccaagagcttttaaaccgttagtaatactagcaaatctagcaaacatttgagatatagattcatccggtttcattttgaagagctcatagctatgcacaagaatatcaattttggactccttaacttgactatctccttcatgtgacatttctaacttatcccatatttctttagccgattcacatgcggagacacaatcatattcattgggagtaatagcacaaaaaagaaggttcatagctctatagttcttttctattgaagccttttccaaatgactccactcataatctggtttaggcatagtctcttctccaactttcttagtaggaataatgggaccatttttgataattttccatagatcataatccgtggattgaataaagatcatcattctatttttccaatgagagtaattttctccggtgaacaagggaggtctattggacgattgaccttcgatacaagaaacattactagtggttgccatggatcttaactcttagatggttaaatctacaaacaagagccgaggctctgataccaattgttacccaaattatgcaacctagagggggggtgaataggattgctagtaataattaccaataaaaatttatctctaacaatatatgcaaacaataagtatgcaatcaaaatagagagatagagagatagaacccgtttatagtggttcggtccggatttgtccacggtccggccctactccacttctcctcaagcaattacttgaaggttagactaatctttaaaagattacaacttgtaagtcttgcgggtgcttacaagaaccgaatgcctctagctttcccgaggagctagcacaaccgcaagaattttctccgaaaacttctcaaaaacaataacacccaaattccaacccgaatttggtcttctaagctttcaagtgtttgactcaaacactcacttaggaaatacaagtatgtgaagaaggtatgaaaattaacgctgacgacttgtacaaattttctctcaagaataatatgaaagtggaagaacaatgagaatttttggctttgatcttttgagaatttgctcttgcaataatatggaatgttgtagcttgtgtgtgtactcattaatgagttcttgatgccttatatagccatccatatgcttcctagccgttggaaactagccgttggaactagccgttggaaactagccgtttgaaactagccgttggaaactagccgttggaaactagccgtttgaaactagccgttggaaactagccgttggaaactagccgttggaaactagccgtttgaaactagccgtttgatagagtggtcatccgggtggtcgtccggttgtcacagctttctgttcagacagccggcttgtcagccggttcgtcaacctgtggctcacaatttcatctaaataaaccgttaaagcatgtattgagctcaataaagtctttgtaaatataaatcatgaatccaagagactttatgctatatttcaaggtcacgaaaatatttaattcgggaatcgacttttcgataattttgtatttgccgaataaaaatatcattgaattaatcatcaaaataattaatagagatgcatataaattttcacaaattataatgcatacatttttcaacaatctcagCCACCCTTCTGCTATAATCTTCTATGCCTGTAATGGGATCACGAACCCGTTCCCTTTCCCGCTGATCAAACATCCTGATCACCTTATAGTCATTTGTCATTGGACTGAATCCCAAACCACAATCACTAAACCTTCTAGAATTACGAGACTTGGCAGCTTGTGTGAGAACCGGGAGTTTTATAAACTCGCCAGTGATTGGGTTACACACAACAACAGGATCATCCTGTGATGGCTCAGACAAACAAAGAAATCCATTGCAGGAATTCACCAAATTTAGCTTGTGATCTTTGGGCTTCAACTTGATGCACCGCTTTCGTTTAACCCTGCCTTTAGAGTTACCACTCACATTTGCATCACCTTCACTGTTCATCGCCAGTTCTGCATTGTGCAGAGGGATCTTTAACTTGGTTTCAAGCTTCATGTGAAAGTGGCGCCCGGACAAAGAACGTCCATAACAAGCACAGTTCTCACGTAGATCGAAACCAGAGCTGTGTTCCGGTAACTCAACCAAGTAAAGGTTTCTTGATATGTGGGTAGGGGACAAGGATTGGATGAGAGGATACGACTCAGCGCACAAAAAGTGCTGCTTTGCAAATTCCTGATCAGAGATTAGATTTCGCCAAGTTTTACAAACACATCTGCAGATGAGCAGTTCCTTTGTAGGGAGTCGGAGCAGAATGTCAAAGGAGATAGACCTGGGGAGGTCTTCCATGGACGGACCCAGATTCAGTTTTTGCTGTTTTTCAAAGTCATCCAGTTCTTTGTCAACTTTATGGGTGTTGAAACTCCtagtttttcttcctcttttcatGGATTTTCTCTGCATCAACAGGGTTTGGACCTGTTATGACTTATGTGTTACACTGGAACAAATTACAGTAACAGTGTTACAGTGATTTAGAAGGCCAGTGGATACAATAAAACGGAACCAAGAGAAAACATTATGATAGCAAAGTTAGGTTGAGAACAATAAAAACTTACTCCAGTCACAATAAGGAGGAAGCTATTCCACCCACCTttccccccccaaaaaaaaaaaactttatgaACTGTGACTACATCTTTAGTATGTCATTCTCTCTGATGGTGGATAATCTGGTCTGAGGTAGTTACCCAAAAGAAATGGGTATTACAAGTTGAGCCCAATCCTTATCTGAAAAACTCCTGTActccacacatatatatacgaGAAAAGCGTTCGGAGCTAAAGGAGCTAGACACCAGGCCtgttccgctaagattcttatttataagtacttatttctcgttttacaaaatagatcattctcttataatacatcacctttaattcaaaaaataaatagttattttagttagtggaacacaatAAGTTTACAGAAATAATATGAGAAAGTAAATAAATTCTTGTCCTCCGTGAGGTAGCATATTCAAATCTCgcggaggccaaacattccagAGTTTAGGGCCACTGGAGTGTTTGCTTGGTCATTAACCTTAGGGCCTCGGAATTGGTCTCGGAGCGCGCAAGCGGACATCTACGGTATTAGAAAAACCTACTTTTAGAAATTCCAAATGATTCATCAGAACTAAATAAGCAAAAAATTAAcaggaaaaacaaaaggaggCAATTTCAGTGTAAGAGGGTGGACATGGATACAACCAGATGAGATGAGCCTAATCCTTACAGTAAACAAAACGGATGTTACTACAGTGGAAAACATAAAATTATCAAATCCTGACCTGAATCCTCGTATGTAACATAAGACAACTCCTATGTACTACCAACTAAATCTGAGCCTTACCAATATTgtaagttagagagagagagagagagagagagagagagaaccagatGCAGGGATGCAATTTCTTCCTTAGTGGGTTGATTCTAATTCGTGATTAATTAGAGCATCGGGATCAGGTTAAGCTTCCCTCCATACTGGTTTTATACCCTGTGCTTCACCAATGGAGCATCTCTCATCCTTGcctattttttcacccaaatttAGGTAGGAATTTGGGTCAAAAGCTTGACTTGAAtaaagcatctccaatggtAAATTCATATTTTTACCTAAATCTATTAATAACacacttgtaattaatgagTGACATATTTGTAATAATGAGAGTGGAAATATAATACGAGAAAAATGGGTATGAATTTGATTTTATCCAAATTTGGATgagaaaatggataaaactcAAAATAGATAGACAACTGGGTATGACATTGGAGctggatttttaggctttttactcaaattttgggtatggataaagattggagatgctaaatgaacggttcatagatctaaaccgttcattcTAATTTCTCGAacctttttatgttattttttttcatgtaccGGACTATCCCTCTTCCCCAAATTCAATTGTTGTggcttcatttttttaaatgatgCCAGGGCCACAAATTCTTGCATTGTTTAGTGCATGCATAAACTCACAAAGTGTGTGAGTTCCA
This genomic window contains:
- the LOC131334742 gene encoding F-box protein At3g07870-like; amino-acid sequence: MLHTRIQRKSMKRGRKTRSFNTHKVDKELDDFEKQQKLNLGPSMEDLPRSISFDILLRLPTKELLICRCVCKTWRNLISDQEFAKQHFLCAESYPLIQSLSPTHISRNLYLVELPEHSSGFDLRENCACYGRSLSGRHFHMKLETKLKIPLHNAELAMNSEGDANVSGNSKGRVKRKRCIKLKPKDHKLNLVNSCNGFLCLSEPSQDDPVVVCNPITGEFIKLPVLTQAAKSRNSRRFSDCGLGFSPMTNDYKVIRMFDQRERERVRDPITGIEDYSRRVAEIYILGTGSWKRIGRAPSSNYGYKLRFPSYLNGALHWLLIDYNIDEQMAERNYIVSFNFDKERFIAIPPPPRKHAIISLHGMEDISLGVLRNLLCICDLEDNYIVMKIWVMKKYNVQESWTKLFCVSTTTPYNRWLRGVYQPITYLRSGDILFFDRLGNVVVYYKADERLMFLKFCGVKSEYKAIAHTPSFISLKDAVMGDNSPVLNIKSRCAGLKLQGETKALFLSEENEKMDSDILICHPNLDYDTTD